The Besnoitia besnoiti strain Bb-Ger1 chromosome IV, whole genome shotgun sequence genome contains a region encoding:
- a CDS encoding transmembrane protein (encoded by transcript BESB_054290), translating to MFFLDPAAVCCCAATCCCSVGGICAYRNRKSIPHPSECALIGKVYRICGCHDHSKFDMLVEVHEIHNLSQSGKYYVELHAGRFDVRTGVCSAKKGRVDIQERLSLHVRQVDSLVVVRVKKQGLVSAEDFGDASIAVKSELLDAGFPKRQPFLCQKDGKTTCKVVLSFHRLDTANVNLGDFQMSPLLYQALLQAQYEAEARGETLHVDVYNMTDAERLRFLSKVLEGPLKQMGSLGGSWKSFYFRAVERKNGKWEWQYWDSKDDCVSGVKKRGSYSFMAISLVLPDKHDRQCFYLRYHDTRGAHDLFFKRVDRDRNLWSDGLFEFIEKLREYLEKHPEAAMQGAVRHDSPRKEKKRGDDGGSRTPRHRDGSSRSPRKKDVASVEGDASRRSRSPRASEGRTNRSQVDTADLLEKRRVLSPRQTAAEEVLRPRVSVLKGRMIDGLMYDGSAHVADEAAQEQAGLSPGGMSRRRENSERQRFEQEEEEPLLHSGEQARP from the exons ATGTTTTTTCTGGATCCCGCCGcggtctgctgctgcgcggcgacttgctgctgcagcgtggGCGGCATCTGCGCCTACCGAAATCGCAAGTCGATTCCTCACCCGTCAGAATGTGCGCTGATAGGCAAAGTCTACCGCATCTGCGGCTGCCACGACCACTCGAAATTTGACATGCTCGTAGAGGTCCACGAAATCCACAACCTCTCGCAGTCGGGCAAGTACTACGTCGAGCTCCACGCAGGGCGCTTCGACGTGCGAACTGGCGTCTGCTCTGCGAAAAAAGGTCGCGTCGATATACAG GAACGGCTGAGCCTCCACGTGCGCCAAGTCGACAGTCTCGTCGTTGTGCGGGTCAAGAAGCAGggtctcgtctccgccgaagATTTCGGCGATGCCTCGATAGCCGTTAAGTCCGAGCTGCTCGACGCAGGCTTCCCTAAACGCCAGCCGTTTCTTTGTCAAAAAGACGGAAAGACAACATGCAAAGTCGTG CTGTCCTTCCATCGTCTGGACACCGCCAATGTGAATCTTGGGGACTTCCAGATGAGCCCGCTGCTGTACCaagcgctgctgcaggcgcagtacgaggcggaggcgcgaggcgaaacgcTCCACGTAGACGTGTATAACATGACAGACGCTGAGCGACTCCGATTTCTATCCAAGGTTCTCGAGGGGCCGTTGAAGCAAATGGGTTCCCTTGGTGGCTCCTGGAAAAGCTTTTACTTCCGCGCAGTTGAACGGAAAAACGGAAAGTGGGAGTGGCAATACTGGGACTCCAAAGACGACTGTGTG AGTGGCGTGAAGAAGCGCGGGTCCTACTCCTTCATGGCGATCTCGCTGGTCCTTCCCGACAAACATGACCGTCAGTGTTTTTATTTGCGCTATCATGATACCAGAGGCGCACACGACCTCTTTTTCAAGCGCGTGGATCGAGACCGCAATTTGTGGTCTGATGGTCTCTTCGAGTTCATTGAAAAGTTGCGCGAGTATCTCGAGAAGCATCCTGAGGCAGCAATGCAGGGCGCCGTGCGGCACGATTCGCCACgcaaagaaaaaaagcgaggagacgatGGAGGCAGCCGAACGCCGAGGCATCGTGACGGCTCTTCGCGAAGTCCGCGTAAGAAGGATGTCGCCAGCGTtgaaggcgacgcgtcgaggaggagtCGGAGCCCCAGGGCTTCGGAGGGAAGGACGAACCGAAGTCAGGTAGATACGGCAGACTTGTTGGAGAAGCGACGCGTCCTCTCGCCAAGGCAAaccgccgcggaagaggtTTTGAGACCCCGCGTCTCGGTCCTGAAAGGACGAATGATCGACGGGCTCATGTACGACGGATCCGCTCATGTCGCggacgaagcggcgcaggaaCAAGCAGGTCTCTCGCCCGGAGGGATGtcacgaaggagagagaactCAGAGAGACAAAGATTTGAacaagaggaagaagagccgctgctgcacagCGGAGAGCAGGCGCGTCCATGA
- a CDS encoding putative COPI protein (encoded by transcript BESB_054300): MPLRVSLKKHFFSRSERVKAVDFHPTEPFLLSALYDGRLQIHDYTTHALVKEIDASPLPLRTAKFIVKRQWMICGGDDCALRVFNIHTLEKVKEISNAHGDYIRHVSVHSSKPLVLSSSDDMTIKLWNYEKNWQRMASYEQHSHYVMQTQWHPRDPNLFASCSLDRTIKVWGLQARSASPASTGSVAVVSAPHFTLTGHERGVNCIEYSKSGERPYIVSGSDDCTVRVWDYQTKQCIQVLTGHSRNVCAVTFTALAGHVLPLLFSAGEDAQLFVWHALTYKKELSLDLNVERIWSLSLLDSSGTSASAGAGGGPAAGGPSPGAAAGVGGSGGLGGLVLAIGSDSGTLVLKMGKEQPVASLHSGKAVVARGFEVLQVNLRLLEDQQYQDGERLPVAYKELGQCEIFPQNISHHPNGRFIAVCGDGEYVIYTAQALRNKTFGKCVDFVWSAEGHYAIREESNRIRIYTNFAETFNFAPPFAVETLWGGALLALKAGDDSFVCFYDWEAGRLIRRIDVLGVQQVHWSPSGFFVALFTPDKIYVLRHDKFAVMAANAAQAREEEGGIEIAFELVDQISETALSGLWVSECLVYTTPQGRVKCWCGSQVETLHHNAGGRSAFLLGYVPEQNRLYFIDRDLGLSACGLHVSFIEYKVAIARNDIQAAQEFLPRIPVELHDRAARFLFSRGYAEDALKLARDEQLRFDVALSLGNLAMCADLVRASSKTVVEQGVLVARWKRLGDVALETGNLQLAATCFHECHDYHSLLLLYSASGDAGRLLDVASAAVAAKNFTVAFLAYALTQRLDACVDVLCASERFPEAAFFARSYAPSRASDCVQKWRESLMKKQSRREKKDVQKDCEQGGDGYASKRSPADPAQQPEKFEGLEDAVEAEKVLRERYARVTPAAAFPSMRRFLDYDIVQQINQEGLQKVRSDLFSASLDDLLDGAASEHVEAPSDLLDAAPSADGETVPPGKELPVNGTTPTEAYVPAFDPSSTGVPVELHRVPHSFDAGGALTSAASPSLHVAGASELPTGQGSASAYSYLEPSGFGVGVPLAAESLPVGGLAPSINRAGARASANGAQGEVPAGSSSAAYSPDVRSTVTEPSAYTGASSLEGLSAGGGAGAWSAGCGEGDFVLAPSGAPEVSGDARTDAYAGTEPTRAHFAGMDKRLDLHGADQGEARSAASGFHFPERKEHQSELGGRAPSPHAAEQLADEAPPAPSAGVHGFGGVGAVTYGAPYGGCEGDARGAGGAAAALGHYAYAPASPKLAGAVGEPHALEPRFDLQPDAGAQFLQDEFVDVADSVEPHRAPAGGGSDISFSDIEA; this comes from the exons ATGCCGCTGCGAGTGTCGCTGAAGAAGCACTTTTTCTCGCGCTCTGAGCGCGTGAAGGCCGTCGACTTCCACCCGACGGagcccttcctcctctcggcGCTCTACGATGGAAGGCTGCAAATTCATGACTACACAACGCACGCGCTGGTGAAGGAAATCgatgcgtcgccgctgccacTCAG GACTGCCAAGTTCATCGTCAAGCGCCAATGGATGAtctgtggaggcgacgactGCGCGTTGCGCGTGTTCAACATCCACACGCTGGAGAAAGTCAAGGAGATTTCGAATGCCCACGGAGATTACATTCGCCACGTCTCTGTCCACAGCTCCAAGCCGCTcgttctctcctcctccgaTGATATGACT ATCAAGCTGTGGAACTATGAGAAGAACTGGCAGCGCATGGCGTCGTACGAGCAGCATAGTCACTACGTGATGCAGACGCAGTGGCACCCGCGCGACCCGAatctcttcgcttcctgctCACTTGACCGCACCATCAAGGTCtggggcctgcaggcgcggagcgcctcgcccgcgtccaCCGGCTCTGTGGCAGTCGTCAGCGCGCCGCACTTCACGCTCACGGGGCACGAGCGCGGTGTCAACTGCATCGAGTACTCCAAGAG CGGAGAACGCCCCTACATCGTCTCCGGAAGTGACGATTGCACCGTCCGCGTCTGGGACTACCAGACCAAACAGTGTATTCAA GTGTTGACGGGGCACTCTCGCAACGTGTGCGCAGTTACCTTCACGGCGCTCGCAGGGCACGTTCTgccgcttctcttctccgcag gcgaagacgcgcagctCTTTGTGTGGCATGCACTCACCTACAAGAAGGAGCTTTCGCTCGACTTGAACGTCGAGAGAATTTGGTCACTCTCGCTCCTCGACTCTTCTGGGACctcagcctctgcgggcgctggcggcgggcctGCGGCTGGCGGGCCTTCtcccggcgctgcggctggcgtCGGGGGCtccggcggcctcggaggACTCGTTCTCGCTATCGGGAGCGACTCAGGCACACTCGTCCTCAAG ATGGGGAAGGAACAGCCGGTGGCTTCGCTGCACAGCGGCAAGGCGGTCgtggcgcgcggcttcgaggTGCTCCAAGTGAATCTCCGCCTGCTGGAGGACCAGCAGTACCAGGATGGAGAGCGTCTTCCCGTGGCGTACAAGGAGCTGGGCCAGTGCG AGATTTTCCCGCAGAACATTAGTCACCATCCCAACGGGCGCTTCAtcgccgtctgcggagacggcgagtaCGTGATCTACACTGCGCAG GCGCTGAGAAATAAGACCTTTGGCAAGTGCGTGGACTTTGTCTGGTCGGCGGAGGGTCACTACGCGAtccgcgaggagagcaaCCGCATCCGCATCTACACTAACTTCGCAGAGACGTTCAActtcgcgccgcccttcgcAGTTGAAACTCTGTGGGGCGGCGCTCTGCTCGCGCTGAAGGCCGGCGACGACTCCTTCGTCTGTTTCTACGACTGGGAGGCGGGAAG GCTGATTCGCCGCATCGACGTGCTGGGCGTGCAACAGGTTCACTGGAGTCCGAGCGGCTTTTTCGTCGCGCTCTTCACCCCCGACAAGATTTACGTTCTGCGGCACGACAAGTTCGCGGTTATggccgcgaacgccgcccaggcccgcgaggaggagggcggcatCGAAATCGCCTTCGAGCTCGTCGATCAG aTCTCAGAGACTGCCTTGAGTGGCCTCTGGGTCAGCGAGTGCCTGGTGTACacgacgccgcagggccGCGTGAAGTGCTGGTGTGGCAGCCAAGTGGAGACTCTGCACCACAACGCGGGCGGGCGTTCCGCGTTTCTGCTGGGCTACGTACCCGAGCAGAATCGTCTCTACTTCATCGACCGCGACCTCGGCCTCAGCGCGTGCGGCTTGCACGTTTCCTTCATCGAGTACAAG GTCGCCATTGCTCGTAACGACATCCAGGCCGCCCAGGAGTTCCTTCCGCGCATCCCCGTCGAGCTCCAcgaccgcgcggcgcgcttcctcttctcgagAGGGTACGCA GAGGATGCCCTCAAGCTCGCCCGCGACGAGCAACTCCGCTTTGACGTCGCCCTTTCGCTAGGAAACCTGGCGATG TGTGCGGATCTCGtccgcgccagcagcaagACAGTAGTCGAGCAGGGGGTCCTCGTAGCTCGCTGGAAGCGCCTCGGCGACGTCGCCCTCGAGACGGGAAATCTGCAACTCGCGGCGACTTGCTTCCAT GAATGCCACGACTACCACTCGCTCCTGCTGCTCTActcggcgagcggcgacgccggcagactcctcgacgtcgcctccgccgccgtcgcggcgaagaaCTTCACCGTGGCTTTTCTAGCCTACGCGCTCACGCAGAGACTGGACGCCTGCGTAGAT gtCCTATGCGCGTCTGAGCGCTTCCCCGaggcggccttcttcgcgcgcagctacgcgccgagccgcgctAGCGACTGCGTGCAAAAGTGGCGAGAGTCGCTTATGAAGAAGCAGagcaggcgcgagaagaaagacgtgCAGAAGGACTGTGAACAG GGAGGTGACGGATACGCAAGCAAGAGGAGTCCTGCAGAtcccgcgcagcagcctgaAAAGTTCGAAGGCCTCGAGGACGCAGTGGAG GCAGAGAaggtgctgcgcgagcggTACGCGCGGGtcacgcctgcggcggccttcccCTCCATGCGACGCTTCCTCGACTACGACATCGTGCAGCAGATCAATCAAGAAGGCCTGCAGAAG GTTCGGAGCGACTTGTTTTCGGCCTCGCTGGACGACCTGCTCGATGGCGCGGCCTCAGAGCACGTCGAGGCTCCATCCGAtctcctcgacgcggcgccctccgccgacggcgagacggTTCCGCCAG GCAAAGAGCTCCCTGTCAACGGCACGACCCCAACGGAAGCATACGTCCCTGCGTTCGACC CGTCGTCGACGGGCGTCCCGGTCGAGCTCCACCGTGTGCCGCATAGTTTTGACGCAGGTGGCGCGTTGacctcggctgcgtcgccttcgctgcacgtcgcgggcgcgtcggaACTGCCGACCGGCCAGGGCTCAGCGTCTGCCTACAGCTATCTGGAGCCGTCTGGgttcggcgtcggcgtcccgctcgccgccgagtcGCTCCCCgtgggcggcctcgcgcccagCATCAACCGCGCAGGggcccgcgcgagcgccaacGGCGCCCAGGGGGAGGTGCCGGCGGGCTCGTCGAGTGCAGCCTACTCCCCCGACGTGCGCAGCACTGTGACAGAGCCGAGTGCGTACACGGGCGCGTCGAGCTTGGAAGGTTTgagcgcgggcggaggcgcgggcgcgtggtctgcgggctgcggcgaaggggATTTCGTGTTGGCGCCCAGCGGCGCCCCGGAGGTGTCGGGGGACGCGCGGACAGACGCGTACGCAGGAACAGAGCCGACGCGAGCGCACTTTGCCGGGATGGACAAGAGGCTGGATCTCCACGGGGCTGACCAAGGAGAGGCccggagcgccgcctccggatTCCACTTCCCCGAACGCAAGGAGCACCAGAGCGAATTGGGTggtcgcgcgccgtcgccgcacgcagccGAGCAGCTCGCCGACGAGGCTCCGCCGGCACCTTCCGCAGGCGTCCACGGCTttggaggcgtcggcgccgtgACCTACGGCGCGCCTTACGGCGGCTGtgagggcgacgcccgcggcgcagggggcgcggccgccgcgttgGGCCACTATGCGTATGCGCCGGCGTCCCCGAAACTGGCGGGTGCGGTGGGCGAGCCGCACGCCCTGGAGCCGCGCTTTGACCTTCAACCCGACGCGGGTGCGCAGTTCCTGCAGGACGAGTTCGTTGACGTCGCAGACTCTGTCGAGCCGCACAGG GCGCCGGCCGGGGGGGGCAGCGACATCTCCTTCTCTGATATCGAGGCctga
- a CDS encoding hypothetical protein (encoded by transcript BESB_054310) — MSCSLTKCDLEGLRGAGPCGHYASPKNWGPAMGDLDSSGAEMSPDQVHRSKGDQYCSIAPRVPVWLSISMRMPSRWAGSAPAPGRALALTGAVSLRRMPRYSVEAEGPSASLTAKPPHPALSAAPKESFSVAWVEGL; from the coding sequence ATGTCTTGTAGTCTAACGAAATGTGATCTCGAGGGGTtacgcggcgcaggcccctgTGGCCACTATGCATCTCCGAAAAACTGGGGACCCGCCATGGGTGATTTGGATAGCTCTGGGGCGGAGATGTCACCGGATCAGGTTCATCGATCCAAGGGAGATCAGTACTGCTCGATTGCACCGCGAGTCCCCGTCTGGCTCTCAATCTCCATGCGGATGCCCAGCCGGTGGGCAGGCTCTGCGCCAGCACCGGGTCGGGCATTGGCTCTGACAGGAGCGGTGTCTCTACGTCGGATGCCTCGATACTCAGTTGAGGCGGAAGGACCTTCTGCTTCGCTGACGGCGAAGCCGCCTCACccggcgctctctgctgccccAAAAGAGTCCTTCTCGGTGGCATGGGTGGAGGGACTATAG
- a CDS encoding hypothetical protein (encoded by transcript BESB_054320) — MEHEYTNSRSVWAGESEFPSTAAASSDGDLQDSKDFSSIIQARHTPGVVDPRPAGGEQVGHRGVPKTNALADGRRQRYERKRGDTGLFIAGLIALTLMGVYGAKRLVRDRFTATVSAEQSAHELQVTAASEAPSHPKPASPDKAVPANQSDSGIEVTREPVNAAIEKEASVLRDFMDRMPWMNFIILHYPLIIALYSPVVALVACMLTFYFREVPGALDRAFGKKLVNSVVSTARVLLGSAGTALESLANTRSKKPKRKEGGSDRENPGRIS, encoded by the coding sequence ATGGAGCATGAGTACACAAATTCGCGGTCCGTATGggcgggagagagcgagtTCCCTTCAAcagccgccgcttcctccgaTGGAGATCTACAAGACTCAAAAGACTTCAGCTCGATTATTCAGGCACGCCATACCCCCGGCGTCGTCGACCCTCGTCCTGCCGGAGGAGAGCAAGTTGGTCACCGGGGTGTCCCTAAAACGAATGCACTGGCGGACGGTCGCCGGCAAAGGTACGAGCGCAAGCGAGGTGATACCGGTCTTTTTATTGCCGGCCTGATTGCTCTCACTCTTATGGGTGTGTATGGCGCCAAACGTTTGGTCCGCGACCGCTTCACGGCGACGGTCAGTGCAGAGCAAAGCGCGCATGAACTACAGGTGACGGCCGCTTCAGAAGCCCCTTCCCACCCCAAACCCGCGAGTCCCGACAAAGCAGTGCCTGCAAATCAGAGTGACAGTGGGATTGAAGTAACTAGGGAGCCTGTCAATGCAGCTATCGAAAAGGAAGCGTCAGTTCTGCGCGATTTTATGGACAGGATGCCGTGGATGAACTTCATCATTCTGCACTATCCTCTTATAATTGCCTTATATTCCCCTGTGGTGGCCCTTGTCGCATGCATGCTGACGTTTTATTTTCGAGAGGTGCCCGGAGCACTCGACCGAGCCTTCGGCAAGAAGCTAGTTAACAGTGTGGTCAGCACAGCGAGAGTCCTTCTCGGCAGTGCTGGGACGGCGCTCGAGTCCCTGGCAAATACTAGGAGCAAGAAGCCAAAGCGCAAAGAAGGGGGATCCGATAGGGAGAATCCCGGCAGAATCAGCTGA
- a CDS encoding phosphorylase family protein (encoded by transcript BESB_054330) produces MELDSRSSGSSSARRPSSRAAPPFAHVGSSGDQHAVHSVGIVSRDKGSASLSPLSASAARGPAAEHHSSLSLADSRVSPDGSIKIDKRISSGGQSYSRHTRPGADARDGSFVQRRSFGEPSATQSFTDGGSSLGRPSLFNLDNHEEVLSDEKRSVLAEDPSFLAGVDVPVLGRQNTGRTASSSQSKNSLCGTGSGSISRRCRDGTNDLNPNVSESAVGIPFLGVHVEDHSRMPLPNGGTSLGGPRSLDETSSSLGKRNICGNVSGRSRETQTRALENNADLPPSFHDSKANIFSGSTRSNVGSGRYSASTGRLAFDEKFGEREKDERFFRDSMVSAGSTDFMDEKVSRVSSGPGKITRRESYDTSISERDLQWDASGAKHWNSSREIKVDKESLRSGLERRRSTKDESHQFDGEGSTTNRDRGMYPDEAKAVLRDALLLPDGHVYHLGVRRGDVHNRILTVGHAARADLLANTLLEAKRSRLSLTSSRFFKVHSGYYKGAKVSIIAIGMGAPMVELLMREVSYITDGPLAVVRLGTCSLLNPRLRPGCLVVATKGIMGCYNDYTFFDGSMEDGARVKGLSPYVITRPCAPDPELSARIVENVSKAIDDPALLHTGLHVSAENYYACQGRIDNLFNDRNEKLLDQLLSHGVDSMDMESHQLLHLANRRFQPVKAAAAHIGIANRISDQFAHPITPEVLNKQVLLAGRACLDALVSVPL; encoded by the exons ATGGAGTTGGATTCGCGTAGCAGTGGCAGCAGCAGTGCCAGGCGGCCAAGCAGTAGAGCGGCCCCGCCCTTCGCTCACGTGGGCAGTAGTGGAGACCAGCACGCGGTGCACAGTGTAGGAATTGTTTCCAGAGATAAAGGCTCTGCGTCACTTTCCCCGCTgtcggcgtccgcagctAGAGGGCCTGCTGCGGAGCATCACAGCTCGCTCTCTTTGGCGGATTCCCGTGTTTCCCCTGATGGAAGCATCAAGATAGACAAGAGGATAAGCTCGGGCGGCCAGAGCTACAGCAGGCACACGAGACCTGGCGCCGATGCCAGAGATGGTAGTTTCGTTCAAAGAAGGAGTTTTGGTGAACCATCTGCGACTCAGTCCTTCACTGACGGTGGAAGCAGCCTTGGAAGGCCAAGCCTCTTCAACTTAGACAACCACGAAGAAGTTTTGAGCGATGAAAAGAGAAGTGTGCTCGCAGAAGACCCCAGCTTTCTTGCGGGGGTTGACGTCCCTGTATTGGGTAGGCAAAACACGGGAAGAACCGCATCGTCCAGCCAGTCGAAGAATTCCTTATGCGGCacgggcagcggcagcatCTCTAGAAGATGCCGAGACGGCACAAACGACCTAAACCCCAACGTGTCGGAGAGCGCTGTAGGCATTCCTTTCCTGGGTGTTCATGTGGAGGACCACAGTCGAATGCCCCTGCCCAATGGAGGTACATCCCTTGGGGGACCCAGATCGCTCGATGAAACGTCATCGAGTTTAGGAAAAAGAAACATTTGCGGGAATGTCTCGGGTCGgtcgagagagacgcagactcGGGCCCTTGAGAACAACGCAGATCTTCCTCCCTCGTTCCACGACAGCAAGGCCAATATTTTCAGTGGCAGTACCAGAAGTAACGTCGGCAGCGGAAGGTATAGTGCCAGCACCGGAAGGCTCGCTTTCGACGAGAAATttggagagcgagaaaaagatGAGCGCTTTTTCAGGGACTCGATGGTTTCTGCTGGATCGACTGACTTCATGGACGAGAAGGTCTCCAGGGTCAGCAGCGGCCCTGGAAAGATCACCAGGAGGGAGAGTTACGACACCAGTATCTCTGAGAGGGATCTGCAGTGGGATGCTTCTGGGGCAAAGCACTGGAACAGTAGCCGCGAAATAAAAGTGGACAAAGAGTCTCTAAGATCCGGGctcgagagaagaaggagcacTAAAGACGAGAGCCACCAGTTTGACGGCGAAGGATCTACTACGAATAGAGACAGAGGAATGTACCCAGATGAAGCAAAAGCAGTTCTACGTGATGCACTCCTCCTTCCCGATGGCCACGTCTATCACTTAG GTGTGAGAAGGGGGGACGTTCACAATCGAATACTTACCGTCgggcacgccgcgcgcgccgacctcCTTGCCAACACCCTTCTTGAGGCGAAACGGAGTCGCCTCAGCCTCACGAGCTCTCGCTTCTTCAAAGTCCACTCAG GGTACTACAAAGGTGCCAAAGTTTCCATCATTGCCATCGGCATGGGCGCGCCTATGGTCGAGCTTCTGATGCGTGAAGTTTCGTACATCACCGACGGCCCTCTTGCCGTCGTTCGTCTCG GAACTTGCTCTCTTCTCAATCCTCGACTGCGCCCGGGATGCCTCGTTGTCGCTACAAAGGGAATCATGGGCTGTTACAACGACTACACCTTCTTCGACGGGTCCATGGAAGACGGAGCCAGAGTTAAGG GGCTATCGCCATATGTCATCACTCGCCCATGCGCCCCTGACCCCGAGCTGTCAGC CCGCATTGTGGAAAACGTTTCCAAAGCGATCGACGACCCTGCGCTTCTTCACACGG GCCTTCATGTCTCTGCGGAGAACTATTACGCCTGTCAAGGGCGCATTGACAATTTATTCAACGACAGGAACGAGAAACTGTTGGATCAGCTTCTTTCACACGGCGTAGACAGCATGGACATGGAGAGCCACCAGCTGCTTCATCTGGCAAACCGACGCTTCCAGCCTGTCaaggcggctgctgcgcataTCGGGATTGCAAACAGAATCAGCGACCAATTTGCTCATCCCATAACA CCTGAGGTTCTAAACAAGCAAGTCCTGCTCGCAGGGCGAGCGTGCCTAGATGCGCTCGTCTCCGTACCTCTTTAA